From the genome of Vicia villosa cultivar HV-30 ecotype Madison, WI linkage group LG2, Vvil1.0, whole genome shotgun sequence, one region includes:
- the LOC131649849 gene encoding uncharacterized protein LOC131649849 has translation MPAIEQKIRLRIHHCGTLVHSPVKWYLDGDVTELNWAWDVYYISYIELKKLIHELGYTGLKCIWYVNPRFSFAKGLTTIENDRDVQIFAKDVEGFYLGDVYVEHGIGIPVVVDEEELGKDWNLAENVAEDDPNVEVENMNEGVTNVEVQNVVEGDPNVEVDNMDEGKNVVEGSTNVEGENMQEGDNNVEADSDDVDFVGDSDDDSIELDWTIILPTDTSEVPTEHVVDEDSDQLYTPPASEDEQEYEHFQNFQSSETLNFKLGLAFNKKDVIKDAIKEYAMVNKKMYTSKRMVEKGW, from the coding sequence ATGCCAGCTATTGAACAAAAAATTAGGCTAAGAATTCACCATTGTGGTACACTTGTTCACAGTCCTGTTAAATGGTACCTAGATGGGGATGTAACAGAATTGAATTGGGCATGGGATGTTTATTATATATCTTACATAGAGCTAAAGAAATTGATTCATGAGTTGGGATATACAGGTTTGAAGTGCATTTGGTATGTAAATCCTAGGTTTAGTTTTGCTAAAGGTCTTACAACTATAGAAAATGATAGGGATGTACAAATATTTGCTAAAGATGTTGAGGGATTTTATTTAGGGGATGTCTATGTTGAGCATGGTATTGGTATCCCTGTTGTAGTAGATGAGGAAGAGTTGGGAAAGGATTGGAATTTGGCTGAGAATGTGGCTGAGGATGATCCTAATGTTGAGGTTGAGAATATGAATGAGGGTGTCACTAATGTTGAGGTTCAGAATGTGGTTGAGGGTGATCCTAATGTTGAGGTTGATAATATGGATGAGGGTAAGAATGTTGTTGAGGGTTCTACTAATGTTGAGGGTGAAAATATGCAAGAGGGTGATAATAATGTTGAGGCTGATTCTGATGATGTTGACTTTGTGGGTGATTCTGATGATGATTCTATAGAATTGGATTGGACTATTATATTACCTACAGATACATCAGAAGTACCAACTGAGCATGTTGTGGATGAGGATTCAGATCAGCTATACACTCCACCTGCTAGTGAAGATGAACAAGAGTATGAAcattttcaaaatttccaaagTAGTGAGACATTGAATTTCAAATTAGGTTTGGCCTTTAATAAAAAGGATGTGATCAAGGATGCTATCAAAGAGTATGCAATGGTTAACAAAAAAATGTATACTTCAAAAAGAATGGTGGAAAAAGGATGGTGA